The Methylotenera sp. G11 genome includes a window with the following:
- the orn gene encoding oligoribonuclease, with product MTASNNGTNQNNLIWLDMEMSGLLPDSDRILELAAVVTDAELNVLGESPVLVVHQSDAVLDGMDAWNKGAHGRSGLIDKVKASTLTEDDASAQMIEFLKQYVPAGKSPMCGNSICQDRRFMARYMPQLESYFHYRNLDVSVFKELARRWKPEIYSGFKKASKHEALADIYESIDELKYYREHFIVK from the coding sequence ATGACAGCATCAAACAATGGAACGAATCAGAATAATTTAATTTGGCTTGATATGGAAATGAGTGGTTTGCTACCTGATTCTGACCGTATTCTGGAGCTGGCGGCAGTGGTGACTGATGCCGAACTCAATGTGCTGGGCGAGTCGCCGGTTCTGGTCGTGCATCAAAGTGATGCTGTGCTTGACGGCATGGATGCCTGGAACAAAGGGGCGCATGGCCGCTCCGGCCTGATCGATAAAGTGAAGGCTTCCACATTGACTGAGGACGATGCATCGGCACAGATGATAGAGTTCCTGAAGCAGTACGTGCCAGCCGGCAAGTCACCGATGTGCGGCAATTCCATCTGCCAGGACAGGCGATTCATGGCGCGTTATATGCCGCAGCTGGAAAGTTATTTCCATTACCGGAACCTGGATGTAAGCGTGTTCAAAGAACTGGCGCGCCGCTGGAAACCTGAAATCTATTCCGGCTTCAAAAAAGCGAGTAAACATGAAGCGCTGGCTGATATCTATGAATCAATCGATGAGCTTAAATATTACCGTGAACACTTTATCGTTAAATAG
- a CDS encoding M48 family metallopeptidase, with product MAYTLTFTFITLLLLTTGIRVWLGNRHIAHVQSHRSEVPAAFSGSISLEAHQKAADYSNAKTKLVITEATAQAALLALLTVGGGLQLIDEIWRSLLPAHEIARGALVICSAMIVSSLIDIPFDYYKTFTVDEKFGFNKMTRRMFYSDLIKHTIVGVLLGAPILFAALWLMQGAGSYWWLYLWVVWSVFNLLMLAVYPTFIAPFFNKFTPLADAALKQRIETLLTKCGFKSQGLFVMDGSARSSHGNAYFTGFGASKRVVFFDTLLERLNADEIESVLAHELGHFRHHHVIKRIALMFFISFIGLALLGWLMNQDWFYAGLGIEQASNYMALLLFLLVSPVFLFLLRPIMASYSRKNEFEADDYAAKHASAKSLVEALVKLYRDNASTLTPDPLHSAFYDSHPPASIRISKLAAYTS from the coding sequence ATGGCTTATACACTTACCTTCACTTTTATCACCCTGCTGCTGCTTACAACCGGCATTCGCGTCTGGCTTGGCAATCGCCATATTGCACATGTGCAGTCGCACCGCAGTGAAGTGCCGGCTGCGTTCAGCGGCAGCATTTCCCTCGAAGCACATCAGAAAGCCGCTGACTATTCCAATGCAAAAACAAAACTCGTCATTACCGAAGCCACAGCCCAGGCAGCACTGCTGGCACTGCTTACCGTAGGCGGTGGCCTGCAGCTGATCGATGAAATCTGGCGCAGTCTGCTGCCGGCTCATGAAATTGCACGCGGCGCGCTGGTGATCTGCAGTGCCATGATCGTCAGCAGCCTGATTGACATCCCTTTCGATTACTACAAAACATTCACCGTGGATGAGAAATTCGGCTTTAACAAAATGACACGCCGCATGTTCTACAGCGATCTCATTAAACATACGATCGTAGGCGTGCTGCTTGGCGCCCCTATCCTGTTTGCCGCCTTATGGCTGATGCAGGGCGCAGGCAGCTACTGGTGGCTGTACCTGTGGGTGGTGTGGAGCGTATTCAATCTCCTGATGCTCGCGGTGTACCCGACGTTTATTGCCCCTTTCTTCAACAAATTCACGCCATTGGCAGATGCAGCGCTGAAACAGAGAATTGAAACCCTGCTTACAAAATGCGGTTTCAAATCACAAGGCCTGTTCGTGATGGATGGTTCCGCACGCAGCAGCCACGGCAATGCTTATTTCACCGGGTTTGGCGCCTCCAAGCGCGTGGTGTTCTTTGACACGCTGCTGGAAAGGCTCAATGCCGACGAAATTGAATCCGTACTCGCTCACGAGCTTGGCCACTTCCGGCACCACCATGTCATCAAACGTATTGCGCTGATGTTTTTTATAAGCTTCATCGGCCTGGCCCTGCTGGGCTGGCTCATGAACCAGGATTGGTTCTATGCCGGCCTGGGCATTGAACAGGCAAGCAACTACATGGCTTTGTTGCTGTTCCTGCTCGTATCACCGGTATTCCTGTTCCTGCTGCGCCCGATCATGGCGAGCTACTCGCGCAAAAACGAGTTTGAGGCTGACGATTACGCCGCAAAACATGCAAGTGCCAAGAGCCTGGTTGAAGCACTGGTGAAACTTTACCGTGATAACGCCTCAACATTGACACCGGACCCGCTGCATTCTGCATTTTATGACTCGCATCCGCCAGCGAGTATTAGAATTTCAAAATTAGCGGCGTATACTAGCTGA
- a CDS encoding c-type cytochrome translates to MKSLCLITGLLLVNGYAQAEPFKAADANAGKALVEKHCISCHASSYGGDGSAIYTRDYHKVQTAKGLVAQIRNCNTMLGLKWFEDEELNVAKYLNQTYYKFTE, encoded by the coding sequence ATGAAATCACTATGCTTAATCACTGGCTTGCTGCTCGTAAATGGCTATGCCCAGGCAGAACCCTTCAAGGCTGCCGATGCGAACGCAGGTAAAGCGCTGGTTGAAAAACACTGTATCAGCTGCCATGCTTCAAGCTATGGCGGCGATGGCTCGGCAATTTACACGCGTGATTACCACAAGGTGCAGACTGCCAAAGGGCTGGTGGCACAGATCCGCAACTGCAATACCATGCTGGGTTTGAAATGGTTTGAAGACGAAGAACTGAACGTTGCCAAATACCTCAACCAGACCTATTACAAATTTACCGAATAA
- the rsgA gene encoding ribosome small subunit-dependent GTPase A has product MQSPDNTQAHSDLQGTVVAAYGKRYQVELNETSQRISCVTRGKKTDVACGDCVTVKLTDKHEGVIENIVPRTTLLYRSNAFKSKMLAANVTQIIIVLATQPSFYEALLNRCLIAAEAAGIKALIVLNKCDLADNDNAKQKLALYTGLGYRVLPLSAKQDISALRPYLQGEVSILVGQSGMGKSTMINALLPHASVRTQEVSTVLDSGKHTTTAAHLYRLDTESILIDSPGLQEFGLHHLSTDELEHAFIEFRPFLGKCRFNNCKHLQEPDCAITAATAAGNISAERLAIYKMLRTEISR; this is encoded by the coding sequence GTGCAATCTCCCGACAACACGCAAGCGCACAGCGACTTGCAAGGCACAGTAGTGGCAGCTTACGGAAAACGCTACCAAGTTGAACTCAACGAAACCAGCCAGCGCATCAGCTGCGTGACCCGCGGCAAGAAAACCGATGTTGCCTGCGGCGACTGCGTGACGGTAAAGCTTACTGACAAGCATGAAGGTGTGATCGAAAACATCGTGCCGCGCACGACCCTGCTGTACCGCAGCAACGCATTCAAAAGCAAAATGCTGGCAGCCAATGTCACGCAAATCATCATCGTGCTCGCGACACAGCCCAGTTTTTATGAAGCGCTGCTGAACCGCTGCCTGATCGCGGCGGAAGCCGCCGGAATCAAAGCATTGATCGTGCTGAATAAATGTGATTTAGCCGACAACGATAATGCAAAACAAAAGCTGGCGCTGTACACAGGCCTGGGCTATCGGGTATTACCGCTATCGGCCAAGCAGGATATTTCTGCACTCAGGCCATATCTGCAGGGTGAGGTCAGCATTCTGGTAGGCCAGTCCGGCATGGGCAAGTCCACCATGATCAACGCGCTGCTGCCGCATGCGTCCGTGCGCACGCAGGAAGTCAGCACGGTGCTCGATAGCGGCAAACATACGACGACAGCCGCCCATCTGTACCGCCTTGATACTGAAAGCATCCTGATCGACTCGCCCGGCCTGCAGGAGTTCGGCCTGCACCATTTGAGCACTGATGAGCTCGAACATGCATTCATCGAATTCAGGCCATTTCTGGGTAAATGCCGCTTCAACAACTGCAAACACTTGCAGGAGCCGGATTGCGCCATTACCGCAGCCACAGCCGCCGGCAACATTTCAGCGGAGAGGCTGGCAATTTATAAAATGCTGCGTACAGAAATCTCCCGCTAA
- a CDS encoding histone deacetylase family protein, with amino-acid sequence MKTAFISHPDTLLHVMDGNHPESPARINAIKNALIRNGIYQKLDIYEAPLATDRELQRVHSSAYIQKIRTLSPRAGLVRLDADTAMGPMSLSAAAHASGAVIFATDLVMRNMADNAFCCTRPPGHHAGRANSAGFCIFNHVAAGVAHAFEKYGIRRAAIIDFDVHHGDGTEDIFRNDPRVMLCSTFQHPFYPHRGAETRSDRMLNIPLPAKSGRREFQQAFEQEFLPALDQFKPEIIYVSAGFDAHADDPLADMGLTDADYGWMTQFIRQVAARHAQDRVISSLEGGYNLGTLGGAVCSHVEALLS; translated from the coding sequence ATGAAAACTGCATTCATCTCGCACCCGGATACCTTGCTGCATGTGATGGATGGCAACCACCCCGAATCGCCCGCCAGGATCAATGCAATCAAAAATGCCCTGATCAGGAACGGCATTTACCAGAAACTCGATATTTACGAAGCCCCCCTTGCCACGGACAGGGAGCTGCAGCGCGTACACAGCAGCGCCTATATCCAGAAAATACGCACCCTGTCACCCAGAGCAGGCCTGGTAAGGCTGGATGCGGACACCGCAATGGGGCCGATGAGCCTGTCGGCGGCGGCCCACGCAAGCGGCGCCGTCATCTTTGCGACCGACCTGGTCATGCGCAATATGGCGGACAATGCCTTTTGCTGCACCAGGCCGCCCGGACACCATGCCGGCCGCGCCAACAGCGCCGGATTCTGCATCTTCAACCATGTGGCAGCGGGGGTGGCGCATGCATTTGAAAAATACGGCATCAGGCGTGCCGCGATCATTGATTTTGACGTACATCACGGCGACGGTACGGAAGATATCTTCAGGAACGACCCGCGCGTCATGCTGTGCTCAACCTTTCAGCACCCGTTTTACCCGCATCGCGGCGCAGAAACGCGCAGCGACAGGATGCTGAATATCCCGCTGCCGGCAAAGTCAGGTCGCAGAGAATTCCAGCAGGCCTTTGAGCAGGAATTCCTGCCCGCTTTGGATCAGTTCAAGCCGGAAATCATTTACGTTTCAGCCGGCTTTGACGCACATGCCGATGACCCGCTGGCGGATATGGGACTGACAGATGCCGACTATGGCTGGATGACGCAATTCATCAGGCAAGTTGCAGCGCGGCATGCGCAAGACCGGGTCATTTCATCACTGGAAGGCGGCTATAACCTCGGCACTCTGGGCGGTGCGGTTTGCAGCCATGTCGAGGCACTTCTAAGCTGA
- the queD gene encoding 6-carboxytetrahydropterin synthase QueD — MQITTRLEFDSGHRIPNHKSQCRNLHGHRYVLEITLSGDIIKQENASENGMVMDFSDVKAIAKESVVNVWDHAFLVYKNDTEVLNFLNSLPDHKTVVFPTVPTAENMALEAFRILKSKYHDTYGNHLKLEKVRLYETPNSWADALG; from the coding sequence ATGCAAATTACCACCCGTCTTGAGTTTGATTCCGGACACCGTATTCCCAACCATAAAAGCCAATGCAGAAACCTGCATGGGCACCGCTATGTGCTGGAAATCACACTATCCGGCGACATCATCAAGCAGGAAAACGCCTCTGAAAACGGCATGGTCATGGATTTTTCCGATGTGAAAGCGATTGCCAAAGAATCTGTAGTCAACGTCTGGGATCACGCATTCCTGGTATACAAAAATGATACGGAAGTGCTGAATTTCCTCAACTCCCTGCCGGATCACAAAACAGTGGTATTCCCTACCGTGCCTACCGCTGAAAATATGGCGCTAGAAGCATTCCGGATACTCAAGTCGAAATACCATGATACTTATGGCAACCACCTGAAACTGGAAAAAGTACGCCTGTACGAGACGCCGAACAGCTGGGCGGATGCACTGGGCTAA
- the rfbD gene encoding dTDP-4-dehydrorhamnose reductase has product MYKKILLTGVNGQVGHALQQTLLNQGALSADVVSLDRSQLDLADQDAIRRVVQAIKPDLIVNPAAYTAVDKAESEPELAYAINATAPQILAEEAARAGARLIHFSTDYVYAGSKAGAYVEEDPTQPLSVYGKSKLTGEDAIRATGLPHLIFRTSWVYGAYGKNFLKTILRLAAERDALRIVADQVGAPTSSRSIADALSAVMHQWRGDVSGTYHMVNAGQTSWHGFAMAIVEEYNRLQVSRGLPLLKASLDHIHAISTQEYPTPAVRPANSCLDCSKLARDFSVTLPDWRNALIPELEALSQ; this is encoded by the coding sequence GTGTATAAAAAAATCCTACTTACCGGCGTCAATGGGCAGGTTGGCCATGCCTTGCAGCAGACGCTGCTGAACCAGGGAGCTTTATCGGCTGACGTTGTCAGCCTTGACCGCAGCCAGCTGGATTTGGCAGACCAGGATGCAATCCGTCGCGTTGTGCAGGCCATCAAGCCGGACCTGATCGTTAATCCCGCAGCTTATACGGCGGTTGATAAAGCCGAGTCAGAACCTGAACTGGCTTATGCCATTAATGCGACGGCGCCGCAAATTCTCGCTGAAGAAGCCGCAAGAGCAGGTGCCAGGCTGATCCATTTTTCTACGGATTATGTCTATGCCGGCAGTAAAGCTGGCGCTTATGTTGAAGAAGACCCGACGCAGCCGTTGAGCGTATACGGCAAAAGCAAACTCACGGGCGAAGATGCCATCAGGGCAACCGGTCTGCCGCACCTTATTTTCCGCACCTCATGGGTTTATGGTGCTTACGGCAAGAACTTCCTGAAAACGATCCTGCGCCTGGCGGCAGAGCGGGATGCGCTACGCATCGTGGCTGATCAGGTTGGGGCGCCTACCAGCAGCCGCAGTATTGCAGATGCGCTATCTGCCGTCATGCATCAATGGCGGGGTGATGTTTCGGGTACTTATCATATGGTGAACGCCGGGCAGACGTCATGGCACGGTTTTGCCATGGCGATCGTAGAAGAATACAACCGGCTTCAGGTGTCCCGCGGTCTGCCGTTATTGAAAGCCAGCCTGGATCATATTCATGCAATCAGCACGCAGGAATACCCGACCCCTGCGGTGCGGCCTGCAAATTCATGCCTGGACTGCAGCAAGCTGGCCAGGGATTTTTCAGTGACATTGCCGGATTGGCGAAACGCCTTGATACCAGAGCTAGAAGCTTTGAGCCAGTAA